Within the Gemmatimonadales bacterium genome, the region CCTCGAATGTAGTCGCACGCAGGGCGGCCGCGCTGAATCGTCTCGTGATGGCACCCGCCGCCACAGAGGTACCGTGCCCAGCAACTGTTGCAGGGCTCCTGCCGGTGGACGTGACGGTCAGCGAGCCACTGGTCCTGTCGAGCCGCATCGATCCCCTCGGCGAGGGAGCCCATCTGCCCGGCTTCGTCGCCCACGAACCGGTGGCACGCCGCCAGATCGCCCTCGGCCGAGACGCCGAGATACCCGGCGCCGGCGCCGCACGGATAGGGCCGGTGCGTCCCCTTGTCGATTTCCCGCATGGCGTTGACCATGTTGGCGAACGGATACCGCCGCCCCGCCGCCATGTGGCGCTCGTACTCGCGGCCGCACTCGATCATCTGGCCGAGCATCGTCTCGAGGTCGTCGTGCTGCATCTCGCCGAGTCCGGTCGGCGAACTCAGCATCGGGGAAAATCCGACGCTGTGAAAGCCGAGCCGCACGAACTCGTCGAGCGTCGGGCGGAGGTCGAGATTCCGAGGCGTGACGGTGACACGCGCCGAGACCTGCATCCGGCGCTGGCGGGCCAGGAGCGGTGCCACATTCCGCAGCACCCGGTCATAGCTGCCGGCGCCGCTCTTGTAGGGGCGCTGCGCATCGTGCAGTGCCTTCGGTCCGTCGAGGCTGACCGTCACGGCAAAGCCGTGCTCCTCGAAGAAATCGCCGTCGGCCTCCGACACGAGGGTCCCGTTGGTGGTGATGGAGAAGGTGAGCGTGACCCCCCGCTCCGCGGCCAGCCGTGCCGCGCGGGTCGTCGAGGTACGGAGCACCGTGCGGTTCACGAGGGGCTCACCGCCGAGGAACGCCAGGTTGAGCCGCGCCCCTGGCTCGGCGTCGGCCAGGAGCAGGTCCACCGCCTGGTCGGCGGCCTCCTGCGACATGTTCTTGGCCGCGCCCCCGAACTCCCCCTGCTGGGCATAGCAGTAGGTGCAGCCGAGGTTGCACTTCTGGGCAATGGCGAGGGAGAGGGCGTGGACCTTGGGGCCGCTGAGCGGCGCGTCATCGATGGCGGGCGGGTGCCCCGCGAGCCCGACTCGCTCGAGGAGCTGTTCCGCGCTGCCGACCCCCAACGCCGCATCCACCGCGGCGAAGAGGCTGGCGTCGGCGTCGAAGAGCCGGCTCCCGTCCACCACGAAGAGGTGGCGGGTGGCGCCGGCGTCGATCAGGTGCGCCTCCCGGCCCCGCGGCCTCGCCTCCTGCATGTGCCGTCGCGCTTCG harbors:
- a CDS encoding SPASM domain-containing protein: MAEARRHMQEARPRGREAHLIDAGATRHLFVVDGSRLFDADASLFAAVDAALGVGSAEQLLERVGLAGHPPAIDDAPLSGPKVHALSLAIAQKCNLGCTYCYAQQGEFGGAAKNMSQEAADQAVDLLLADAEPGARLNLAFLGGEPLVNRTVLRTSTTRAARLAAERGVTLTFSITTNGTLVSEADGDFFEEHGFAVTVSLDGPKALHDAQRPYKSGAGSYDRVLRNVAPLLARQRRMQVSARVTVTPRNLDLRPTLDEFVRLGFHSVGFSPMLSSPTGLGEMQHDDLETMLGQMIECGREYERHMAAGRRYPFANMVNAMREIDKGTHRPYPCGAGAGYLGVSAEGDLAACHRFVGDEAGQMGSLAEGIDAARQDQWLADRHVHRQEPCNSCWARYLCGGGCHHETIQRGRPACDYIRGWLHYCLGAYLRLHPAEA